Genomic window (Ureibacillus composti):
GAAAACATTGAAGAGTGGAGTTTCCAAACGGAGATGTTCTTCCTTTGTAATCGATATAAACAATTAACCGATGTGAAAAATCAAATTGTTAACACAGGTTCTCCAGTTGTTGCAGATTATCATATATTTAAAAATTTAATTTTTGCAAAGCGAACGTTAAATCCCGTTGAATATGAAAAGTATGAAGCGATTTATTCCATTCTAACAGCAGATATGCCACGCCCAAATATGATTATTTATTTACATGCTAGTTTAGAGAATTTAATGAATCGAATTGCAATGCGTGGGCGCGAATTTGAAAAAATGATCACTAGAGACTACATGAAGCAATTAGCAGTAGATTATCATGAGTTTATTCAGTATTTTAAAAAGAAACACCCTGAGATACCAATTATCGAGCTTAATGGCGATGAAATTGATTTTGTGAAAAAACCAAAAGATTTACAATTTGTATTAAATTTAGTAGATGAGAAGCTACAACAAAGGAGTTTACATCAAGAATGAATCTAAGAGAAAAATATCATATTCCAACCAATACGGTTATTACAATTGCAGGTACGGTAGGTGTAGGGAAGTCGACTATGACAAAAGCACTGTCTGATGCGTTAAATTTCCGTACATCATATGAAAAGGTGGACACAAACCCTTATTTAGATAAGTTTTACGATGACTTTGAAAAATGGAGTTTCCACTTACAAGTGTACTTTTTGGCAGAGCGTTTTAAGGAACAAAAGCGTATTTTTGAATATGGTGGTGGGTTCATTCAAGACCGCTCAATCTATGAAGATACAGGAATATTTGCAAAGATGCATTTCGATAAAGGAACAATGAATCCAACTGATTACGAAACATATACAAATTTATTTGATGCAATGGTTATGACACCCTACTTCCCCCATCCGGATTTACTGATTTATTTAGAAGGTTCAATTGATAATGTGATTAGTCGAATCGCAGAACGTGGACGTACAATGGAACAACAAACGCCAAAAGAGTATTGGGTTGAGATGCATAATCGTTATGAGGAATGGATTAACAACTTTAATTCCTGTCCTGTGCTACGTTTAAATATTAATGATTATGACTTGGTAAAAAATCCGGAACAAATAGAAGTAATTATTGAGCGTATTGCCTATATGCTAAAGCAAACAAGCCATCTTCGAAAATAAAAGTTGAATTTATAACTAAGTGATCTACGTCGAAAGACAAGCCATAGGAACAAGTAGTTAAGTAAAAAGGGCAATAAAGTTTAAAGGTAAAGTGCTAGTCCCAGAAGCTTCTTTAATATTCTTATTTCGTTTTGCGATAATTTAGCAAGAAAATAACATTTGCTTAATATTTAGACAATATAATAAAAAGAAAAAGAATAGGGTGGTGACAAAATGCGCGTAGCTGTTTATTGTGGATCAGCCCTAGGAAAGTCTACTGTTTATGCTGAAAAGGCAAGGGAGCTTGGGACGACCCTAGCTAATGAGGGAATTGGTTTAGTATATGGTGGCTCTAACTACGGATTAATGGGAATTG
Coding sequences:
- a CDS encoding deoxynucleoside kinase, with the protein product MNLREKYHIPTNTVITIAGTVGVGKSTMTKALSDALNFRTSYEKVDTNPYLDKFYDDFEKWSFHLQVYFLAERFKEQKRIFEYGGGFIQDRSIYEDTGIFAKMHFDKGTMNPTDYETYTNLFDAMVMTPYFPHPDLLIYLEGSIDNVISRIAERGRTMEQQTPKEYWVEMHNRYEEWINNFNSCPVLRLNINDYDLVKNPEQIEVIIERIAYMLKQTSHLRK
- a CDS encoding deoxynucleoside kinase encodes the protein MPVPFITVEGPIGVGKTSLSKAISDTFGYNLLKEIVDENPFLGKFYENIEEWSFQTEMFFLCNRYKQLTDVKNQIVNTGSPVVADYHIFKNLIFAKRTLNPVEYEKYEAIYSILTADMPRPNMIIYLHASLENLMNRIAMRGREFEKMITRDYMKQLAVDYHEFIQYFKKKHPEIPIIELNGDEIDFVKKPKDLQFVLNLVDEKLQQRSLHQE